A genomic stretch from Pseudomonas sp. MUP55 includes:
- a CDS encoding SDR family oxidoreductase: MNILLVGATGFVGRHLLLALQQAGHRVVATCREPRGQDWPGVEWRSLDLNRLAADPQAFDFPPSVDLLINAAGLLSVDAAELSRVQDQGTCALFDLAARRGGRVLQVSALGASAQADVPFLASKGAADDYLLSLGVSAVVLRPSLVVGEGGASSTWLAGLSPWPLIPLLDLKAQLQPVHIDDLVGAVLALLRTWPVESMVVPVVGPEPMRLSQVIDHLRAAQGWAPGRYIQAPLLSLSGWVGERLGWRALNKQSIALAQRDNLADPDVLASVCGYSAAPLASRLQGWPTAAVSSQRSIRPLMLAVLVLIWLGTAAVCLGPGFEWGLRILAQAGVHGAWATLAVIGGALCDGLLGVGLLVRRWRRQTLILQLLLMAGYTVVISFVLPHYWFDPYAAVAKNLVLMVATLWLLWTEPTGNELRR; this comes from the coding sequence ATGAACATTCTTCTGGTCGGCGCCACCGGGTTTGTGGGGCGTCACCTGTTGCTGGCTTTGCAGCAGGCGGGGCACCGAGTGGTGGCCACGTGTCGTGAACCTCGAGGTCAGGACTGGCCGGGCGTGGAATGGCGCTCGCTGGATTTGAACCGGCTGGCGGCAGACCCGCAAGCGTTCGACTTTCCTCCATCGGTTGATTTACTGATCAATGCAGCTGGCCTGCTGAGCGTGGACGCGGCCGAGTTGAGCCGGGTGCAGGACCAAGGCACTTGCGCGCTGTTTGACCTGGCCGCCCGGCGCGGGGGCCGGGTCCTGCAGGTTTCCGCCCTTGGCGCTTCAGCGCAGGCCGATGTGCCCTTTCTCGCCAGCAAAGGCGCGGCTGACGACTATCTGCTGAGCCTGGGCGTCAGCGCAGTGGTGCTGCGACCTTCCCTGGTGGTCGGTGAGGGCGGCGCCAGCAGTACCTGGCTCGCCGGGCTTTCGCCCTGGCCGCTGATCCCTTTGCTGGACCTCAAGGCCCAACTGCAACCGGTGCATATCGATGACCTGGTCGGTGCCGTGCTGGCGCTGCTGCGCACGTGGCCCGTCGAGTCGATGGTCGTTCCCGTGGTGGGGCCTGAACCGATGCGGCTGAGCCAGGTCATCGATCACTTGCGCGCGGCCCAGGGCTGGGCGCCGGGTCGATATATCCAGGCCCCCTTGCTGAGCCTGAGCGGCTGGGTCGGTGAGCGCCTGGGTTGGCGCGCACTGAACAAGCAGAGCATCGCCCTGGCGCAACGTGACAACCTGGCCGACCCCGACGTGCTGGCGTCGGTCTGCGGTTATTCGGCTGCGCCGCTGGCCTCGCGTCTGCAGGGCTGGCCCACAGCGGCCGTCAGCAGCCAGCGCTCGATCCGCCCACTGATGCTGGCGGTGCTGGTGCTGATTTGGCTGGGCACCGCGGCGGTGTGCCTGGGGCCGGGATTCGAATGGGGCTTGCGCATCCTGGCGCAGGCCGGCGTGCACGGCGCCTGGGCGACGCTGGCGGTGATCGGCGGGGCGCTGTGCGATGGCCTGTTGGGTGTCGGGCTGCTGGTCAGGCGCTGGCGGCGCCAAACCCTGATACTGCAACTGTTGTTGATGGCCGGCTACACCGTAGTCATCAGCTTCGTTCTGCCCCACTACTGGTTTGACCCCTACGCCGCCGTCGCCAAGAACCTGGTGCTGATGGTGGCTACGTTATGGCTTCTTTGGACTGAACCCACTGGGAATGAGCTTCGCCGATGA
- a CDS encoding SdiA-regulated domain-containing protein: MRRLARPKPAFLILLCMALVAAVIVAQQFRLFERAWFNWQVWHQPAAERGIGLADYRVVLEGQVIEGLDDDVSALTFDPVRKSLFTVTNKNAELVELSLQGKILRRIPLVGFGDAEAVEFISDNIYVISDERQQRLIKVHVDDDTQFLDAADAEQMTLGVHIGSNKGFEGLAYDSVGKRLFVAKERDPMVIYEVHGFPHFKAEKTYSVHVINNPKRDAGLFVRDLSSLQYDERSGHLLALSDESFLVLELDIDGRPLSSLSLLNGRHGLKKRVPQAEGIAMDDEGTLYLVSEPNLFYVFKKP, encoded by the coding sequence ATGCGTCGACTTGCCCGTCCCAAACCTGCTTTTTTAATCCTGCTTTGCATGGCGCTGGTTGCTGCCGTGATCGTTGCGCAGCAGTTCCGTCTGTTCGAACGCGCCTGGTTCAACTGGCAGGTGTGGCACCAGCCGGCGGCTGAACGCGGCATAGGCCTGGCCGATTACCGCGTCGTCCTGGAAGGTCAGGTGATCGAGGGGCTGGACGACGATGTGTCGGCCCTGACTTTCGATCCGGTGCGCAAAAGCCTGTTTACCGTCACCAACAAAAACGCCGAGCTGGTCGAGCTGTCCCTGCAAGGCAAGATTCTGCGGCGCATTCCGCTGGTGGGTTTTGGCGATGCCGAGGCGGTTGAGTTCATCAGCGATAACATTTACGTCATCAGCGACGAGCGCCAACAGCGGCTGATCAAAGTGCACGTGGACGACGACACGCAGTTTCTCGACGCCGCCGATGCAGAGCAGATGACCCTGGGCGTGCACATCGGCAGCAACAAGGGCTTCGAAGGCCTGGCTTATGACTCGGTGGGCAAGCGCCTGTTTGTCGCCAAGGAACGCGACCCGATGGTGATTTATGAGGTCCACGGCTTCCCCCATTTCAAAGCGGAAAAAACCTACTCGGTGCACGTGATCAACAACCCCAAGCGCGATGCCGGGTTGTTTGTACGCGACCTGTCGAGCCTGCAATACGACGAGCGCAGCGGCCATTTGCTGGCACTGTCGGATGAGTCGTTTCTGGTGCTGGAACTGGATATCGACGGTCGCCCGTTGAGCAGTCTTTCGCTGCTCAACGGGCGCCATGGCCTGAAAAAACGTGTGCCCCAGGCCGAAGGGATCGCCATGGATGACGAGGGCACTTTGTACCTCGTCAGTGAGCCAAACCTGTTCTACGTGTTCAAGAAGCCCTGA
- a CDS encoding FAD-binding oxidoreductase → MTHPALIDELKTLVEPGKVLTDADSLETYGKDWTKHFAPAPTAIVFPKTTEQVQAIVRWANTHKVALVPSGGRTGLSAAAVAANGEVVVSFDYMNQILDVNLTDRTAVCQPGVVTKQLQNVAEENGLYYPVDFASSGSSQIGGNIGTNAGGIKVIRYGMTRNWVAGMKVVTGKGDVLELNRDLIKNATGYDMRQLFIGAEGTLGFVVEATMRLDRAPKNLTAMVLGTTDFDSIMPVLHAFQSKLDLTAFEFFSDKALAKVLGRGDVPAPFETDCPFYALLEFEATTEEVANHALETFEHCVEQGWVLDGVMSQSETQLHNLWKLREYISETISHWTPYKNDISVTVSKVPAFLSEIDAIVGEHYPDFEIVWFGHIGDGNLHLNILKPETLSKDEFFAKCATVNKWVFETVAKYNGSISAEHGVGMTKRDYLTYSRSPVEIEYMKAVKAVFDPNGIMNPGKIFAV, encoded by the coding sequence ATGACCCATCCTGCCCTGATTGATGAGCTGAAGACCCTGGTTGAGCCCGGCAAAGTGCTGACCGACGCCGACTCCCTGGAGACTTACGGCAAGGATTGGACCAAGCACTTCGCTCCGGCGCCCACCGCCATCGTCTTCCCCAAGACCACCGAGCAGGTGCAGGCCATCGTCCGTTGGGCCAATACACACAAGGTGGCGCTGGTGCCATCCGGTGGTCGCACAGGCCTGTCGGCGGCGGCGGTGGCGGCAAATGGCGAAGTGGTGGTGTCGTTCGACTATATGAACCAGATCCTCGACGTGAACCTCACCGACCGCACCGCGGTGTGCCAGCCGGGTGTGGTCACCAAGCAATTGCAGAACGTCGCCGAAGAAAACGGGTTGTACTACCCGGTGGATTTCGCATCGTCCGGTTCCAGCCAGATTGGCGGCAATATCGGCACCAATGCCGGCGGGATCAAGGTGATTCGCTACGGCATGACCCGTAACTGGGTGGCCGGGATGAAGGTTGTTACCGGCAAGGGCGATGTGCTGGAACTGAACCGCGACCTGATCAAGAACGCCACCGGCTACGACATGCGTCAACTGTTCATCGGCGCCGAAGGCACCCTGGGCTTTGTGGTGGAAGCCACCATGCGCCTGGACCGTGCGCCGAAAAACCTGACCGCCATGGTGCTCGGCACCACCGACTTCGATTCGATCATGCCGGTGCTGCACGCCTTCCAGAGCAAGCTGGACCTGACTGCTTTCGAGTTCTTTTCCGACAAGGCTCTGGCCAAAGTCCTCGGACGTGGCGATGTACCGGCGCCGTTCGAAACCGACTGCCCGTTCTACGCACTGCTGGAATTCGAAGCCACCACCGAGGAAGTCGCCAACCACGCTCTGGAAACCTTTGAGCACTGCGTCGAGCAAGGCTGGGTGCTGGACGGCGTGATGAGCCAGAGCGAGACCCAGCTGCACAACCTGTGGAAGCTGCGCGAGTACATCTCCGAGACGATTTCCCACTGGACCCCGTACAAGAACGATATTTCGGTAACAGTTTCCAAAGTGCCGGCCTTCCTGAGCGAGATTGACGCGATCGTCGGCGAGCATTACCCGGATTTCGAAATCGTCTGGTTCGGCCACATTGGCGACGGTAACCTGCACCTGAACATCCTCAAGCCGGAAACCCTGAGCAAGGACGAGTTCTTCGCCAAGTGCGCCACCGTGAACAAGTGGGTGTTCGAGACCGTGGCCAAATACAACGGCTCGATCTCCGCCGAACACGGCGTGGGCATGACCAAGCGCGATTACCTGACCTACAGCCGCTCGCCGGTTGAAATCGAATACATGAAGGCCGTGAAAGCGGTGTTCGACCCGAACGGGATCATGAACCCAGGCAAGATCTTCGCTGTTTAA
- a CDS encoding autotransporter domain-containing protein, with product MIKPLAFAISVAGTLLSTHLQAYDFGQHANTTLEKLINDYPGRYRGTANFAGAADWMQSQMGTAYSISRQNFTWNNGSRASQNVVAYAAGTKPQYVVIGAHFDTYFGRPALQGLDDNGSGASVLTEVAKNLGGLQLENGLQVVGFGAEEEGLRGSKAFVDALSASQRANMLAMINLDSLITGDMMYAHAGQNSATNPSLAALREHTFQIARELNIPLFTNPGLDPQYPKGTGCCSDGEPFEPLNIPILYIEATNWELGDLDGYTQTNNPKIPGGSTWHDPNEDNKAVLTDAFGQARIDQRLRDYSRLLSRLVLELTNADLMASTASGGAVARNMQDNLQRQHQANVRLHDRRWLTLQSASRDVGSFDGEIGVDGEYNPDSGFDRAPSPEARQLGLHALGDYQLSSALNIGASLSYRNGRDALEHRGKLDSDTWQAAAYALLNDGGPSWLAGDLSVGHTRFDSKRNLLIQANGGPVLLDQQLTGKTDALSLGARVLGGYDFDFGALQSGPFAGLDYSHYRIDQFHEKQNLRTALDYEEQSFDSLEASLGWRVRGALALPYGLSLMPYGTIAWVKELADGRLDDLQLTARADGQARTAKLGSVDKSFGRAQLGSQLAITPQLGVYAEVNGRLGHAQGSQTGYSLGVQWMF from the coding sequence GTGATAAAGCCCCTAGCCTTCGCGATCAGCGTCGCCGGCACTTTGCTGTCCACGCACCTTCAGGCCTACGACTTCGGCCAGCACGCCAATACCACCCTGGAAAAACTGATCAACGACTACCCCGGCCGTTATCGCGGCACCGCCAATTTCGCCGGGGCAGCCGACTGGATGCAGAGCCAGATGGGCACTGCCTACAGCATCAGTCGCCAAAACTTCACCTGGAACAACGGCAGTCGCGCCTCGCAAAACGTGGTGGCCTACGCCGCCGGGACTAAACCGCAGTACGTGGTGATCGGCGCACACTTCGACACCTACTTCGGCCGCCCTGCCCTGCAAGGCCTGGACGACAACGGTTCCGGCGCCAGCGTGCTCACCGAGGTGGCGAAGAACCTGGGCGGGTTGCAACTGGAAAATGGCCTTCAAGTGGTCGGCTTCGGTGCGGAGGAAGAGGGCTTGCGCGGTTCCAAGGCCTTCGTCGACGCCCTGAGCGCAAGCCAGCGCGCCAATATGCTTGCGATGATCAACCTCGACAGCCTGATCACCGGCGACATGATGTATGCCCACGCCGGCCAGAACAGTGCAACCAACCCCAGCCTGGCGGCGTTGCGCGAGCACACCTTCCAGATTGCGCGGGAACTGAATATCCCGCTGTTCACCAACCCCGGCCTGGACCCGCAGTACCCCAAGGGCACCGGTTGCTGCAGCGATGGCGAACCGTTCGAACCGCTGAACATTCCGATCCTGTACATCGAGGCCACCAATTGGGAGCTGGGCGACCTGGACGGTTACACCCAGACCAACAACCCGAAAATCCCCGGCGGCTCGACCTGGCACGACCCGAACGAAGACAACAAAGCCGTGCTCACCGATGCCTTCGGCCAGGCGCGCATCGACCAGCGCCTGCGCGACTATTCGCGCCTGCTCAGCCGCCTGGTGCTGGAGCTGACCAACGCCGACTTGATGGCCTCGACCGCCTCGGGCGGCGCGGTCGCGCGCAACATGCAGGACAACCTGCAGCGCCAGCACCAGGCCAATGTGCGCCTGCACGACCGCCGCTGGCTGACCTTGCAGTCGGCCAGCCGCGACGTGGGCAGCTTCGATGGCGAGATCGGCGTGGATGGCGAATACAACCCGGACAGCGGCTTCGACCGCGCGCCCAGCCCAGAGGCTCGGCAGCTGGGCCTGCATGCGCTGGGCGACTACCAGCTCAGTTCAGCCCTTAACATCGGCGCCAGCCTGAGCTACCGCAACGGCCGCGACGCGTTGGAGCACCGCGGCAAGCTCGACAGCGACACCTGGCAGGCCGCCGCCTACGCCCTGCTCAATGACGGTGGCCCGAGCTGGCTGGCCGGCGACCTGAGCGTCGGCCATACGCGCTTTGATTCCAAACGCAACCTGCTGATCCAGGCCAACGGCGGGCCGGTGCTGCTCGACCAGCAACTGACCGGCAAGACGGACGCCTTGTCCTTGGGCGCACGGGTGCTGGGCGGCTATGACTTCGATTTCGGCGCCCTCCAGAGCGGACCCTTTGCCGGGCTGGATTACAGCCACTACCGCATCGATCAGTTCCACGAAAAGCAAAACCTGCGCACCGCGCTGGACTACGAAGAACAGTCGTTCGATTCCCTGGAAGCCAGCCTGGGCTGGCGCGTGCGTGGTGCGCTCGCCCTGCCTTACGGCCTGAGCCTGATGCCTTACGGAACTATCGCGTGGGTCAAGGAACTGGCCGATGGGCGTCTGGACGACCTGCAACTGACCGCCCGCGCCGATGGCCAGGCCCGCACCGCCAAACTGGGCTCAGTCGACAAAAGTTTTGGCCGCGCGCAGCTCGGCAGCCAACTGGCGATTACCCCGCAACTGGGGGTGTACGCCGAGGTCAACGGTCGGCTCGGCCATGCCCAGGGCAGCCAGACCGGCTATTCGCTGGGCGTGCAGTGGATGTTTTGA
- the ilvA gene encoding threonine ammonia-lyase, biosynthetic: MLEHYVKKILTSRVYDIAVETPLQTARQLSERLGNQIWLKREDLQPVFSFKIRGAYNKLTQLSAEERARGVVTASAGNHAQGLALAAKVLGVKATIVMPKTTPEIKVEGVRSRGGKVVLHGDSFPEALAYSLKLVDEKGYVYIHPYDDPHTIAGQGTVAMEILRQHPGPLDAIFVPVGGGGLIAGIAAYVKYLRPETKIIGVEPDDSNCLQAAMAAGERVVLPTVGIFADGVAVAQIGHYTFEICKDYVDEVITVSTDEICAAIKDIYDDTRSITEPAGALGVAGIKKYVETRGVSGQTFVAIDSGANVNFDRLRHVAERAELGEGREAIIAVTIPEKPGSFKAFCEAVGKRQITEFNYRYHTGSEAHIFVGVQTHPENDPRSALIASLTDQGFPVLDLTENELAKLHIRHMVGGHAAKVSDELVFRFEFPERPGALFNFLNKLGGRWNISMFHYRNHGAADGRVVAGLQVPADERHLVPAALAEIGYPYWDESENPAYQLFLG; encoded by the coding sequence ATGCTTGAACACTACGTCAAAAAGATCCTCACCTCGCGCGTTTACGACATCGCCGTAGAGACACCCCTGCAGACTGCCCGCCAGCTTTCCGAGCGGCTGGGCAACCAGATTTGGCTCAAGCGCGAAGACTTGCAGCCCGTGTTCTCGTTCAAGATTCGCGGCGCCTACAACAAGCTGACCCAGCTCAGCGCCGAGGAACGCGCGCGTGGCGTGGTCACCGCCTCGGCGGGCAACCATGCCCAGGGCCTGGCCCTGGCGGCCAAGGTGCTGGGGGTCAAGGCAACGATCGTGATGCCCAAGACCACCCCGGAGATCAAGGTCGAAGGCGTGCGTTCGCGTGGCGGCAAAGTGGTGCTGCACGGTGATTCCTTCCCGGAAGCCCTGGCCTACTCGCTGAAGCTGGTCGATGAAAAAGGCTACGTCTACATTCACCCCTACGATGATCCGCACACCATTGCCGGGCAGGGCACTGTGGCGATGGAGATTCTGCGCCAGCACCCTGGGCCCCTGGACGCGATCTTCGTACCGGTGGGCGGCGGCGGGCTGATCGCCGGTATTGCAGCGTATGTGAAATACCTGCGCCCGGAGACCAAGATCATCGGCGTCGAGCCGGACGACTCCAACTGCCTGCAGGCCGCGATGGCGGCGGGTGAGCGCGTGGTGCTGCCAACCGTCGGCATCTTCGCCGATGGCGTGGCGGTGGCGCAGATCGGCCATTACACCTTCGAGATCTGCAAGGACTATGTGGACGAAGTGATCACCGTCAGCACCGATGAAATCTGTGCGGCGATCAAGGATATCTACGACGACACGCGCTCGATCACCGAGCCGGCCGGCGCATTGGGCGTGGCCGGGATCAAGAAGTACGTCGAGACCCGTGGCGTCAGCGGCCAGACCTTCGTGGCCATCGACTCCGGCGCCAACGTCAACTTCGACCGCCTGCGCCACGTGGCCGAACGTGCCGAGCTGGGCGAGGGCCGCGAAGCCATCATCGCCGTGACCATTCCCGAGAAGCCGGGCAGCTTCAAGGCGTTCTGCGAGGCGGTGGGCAAGCGCCAGATCACCGAGTTCAACTACCGCTATCACACCGGCAGCGAAGCGCACATTTTCGTCGGTGTGCAGACCCACCCGGAAAACGACCCGCGCAGTGCGTTGATCGCCAGCCTCACCGACCAAGGCTTCCCGGTGCTGGACCTGACCGAAAACGAACTGGCCAAGTTGCACATCCGCCATATGGTGGGTGGGCATGCGGCCAAGGTCAGCGACGAGCTGGTGTTTCGATTTGAATTCCCGGAGCGGCCGGGGGCACTGTTCAACTTCCTCAACAAGCTGGGCGGGCGCTGGAATATCTCGATGTTCCACTACCGCAACCACGGTGCAGCCGACGGTCGTGTGGTCGCTGGCCTGCAAGTGCCGGCGGACGAGCGCCACCTGGTTCCGGCTGCGCTGGCCGAGATCGGCTACCCGTATTGGGATGAAAGCGAAAACCCGGCCTACCAGTTGTTCCTCGGTTGA
- a CDS encoding DUF2269 family protein: protein METLTTLKVIHVIATVLLLLSGLGLAVLAWRKRSTGPAVTVQRPWAFVWLLMGVCLVSMPFTGWWMVHLVGWPLGQTWILGSSILYTVAALAWFWLVARLNRLRKGEGGSVNFTLVLAVVSLVGFVAIAGLMGAKPV from the coding sequence ATGGAAACGCTGACCACCCTCAAAGTCATCCACGTCATCGCCACGGTGTTGCTGCTGCTCAGCGGCCTCGGCCTGGCGGTACTGGCCTGGCGCAAGCGCAGCACCGGCCCTGCGGTAACCGTGCAACGCCCGTGGGCATTCGTTTGGCTGCTGATGGGGGTTTGCCTGGTGAGCATGCCGTTTACCGGTTGGTGGATGGTGCACCTGGTGGGCTGGCCGCTGGGGCAGACCTGGATTCTGGGCTCCAGTATTCTCTACACCGTCGCGGCGTTGGCCTGGTTCTGGCTGGTGGCGCGGCTCAATCGGCTGCGCAAGGGCGAGGGCGGTAGCGTGAATTTCACCCTGGTGCTGGCGGTGGTCAGCCTGGTGGGGTTTGTCGCGATTGCTGGGTTGATGGGAGCTAAACCCGTTTAA
- a CDS encoding SdiA-regulated domain-containing protein, whose amino-acid sequence MAVPLPTSKPTLRSRLTMRWYSWVFLAGAILYGIAWAMHWDDRGVLWVLERFESPAERRDSVWLPDYHAVIDAKLLPGMEKDEASDLSYNPHTKTLFSVMGKNPFLVELSLQGDVLRKMPLNGWNNPEGLTVMENGLMAVVDEREHSLTIVKVDASTTALNKADFPSYDLGPSKDQNKAFEAITWDKRNQQLVLGEERPPALFTWKSDGSQALTGNKQKRASTELDVRNLSALAIDPRTGHMLVLSADSHLLLELDETGEQVSFMTLLGGFNGLKDTIPRAEGVTMDESGTLYIVSEPNLFYRFEKQK is encoded by the coding sequence ATGGCCGTGCCTCTGCCCACTTCCAAACCTACGCTTCGTTCTCGCTTGACCATGCGCTGGTATTCCTGGGTGTTTCTGGCCGGTGCCATCCTGTATGGCATCGCCTGGGCCATGCACTGGGATGACCGCGGTGTGTTGTGGGTGCTGGAGCGTTTCGAAAGCCCGGCCGAACGCCGGGACAGTGTGTGGCTGCCGGACTATCACGCGGTCATCGATGCCAAGCTGCTGCCGGGCATGGAAAAGGATGAGGCCTCGGACCTGTCCTACAACCCCCACACCAAAACCCTGTTTTCTGTAATGGGCAAGAACCCCTTCCTGGTGGAGTTGAGCCTGCAAGGCGACGTGCTGCGCAAGATGCCGCTCAATGGCTGGAACAATCCGGAAGGCCTGACGGTGATGGAAAATGGCTTGATGGCCGTGGTCGATGAGCGCGAACACAGCCTGACCATCGTCAAGGTCGACGCCAGCACCACCGCGTTGAACAAGGCTGATTTCCCCAGCTATGACCTGGGCCCGTCCAAAGACCAGAACAAGGCCTTTGAAGCGATCACCTGGGACAAGCGCAACCAGCAGCTGGTGCTGGGCGAAGAGCGCCCGCCGGCCCTGTTTACCTGGAAGAGCGACGGCAGCCAGGCGCTGACCGGCAACAAGCAGAAACGGGCCAGCACCGAGCTGGATGTGCGCAACCTGTCTGCCCTGGCCATCGACCCGCGTACCGGGCATATGCTGGTGCTGTCGGCGGACTCCCACTTGTTACTGGAACTGGATGAGACGGGTGAGCAAGTCAGCTTCATGACCTTGCTGGGCGGTTTCAACGGCCTCAAGGACACCATCCCGCGTGCCGAAGGCGTGACCATGGACGAGAGCGGTACGCTGTATATCGTCAGTGAGCCGAACCTGTTCTATCGGTTTGAAAAGCAGAAATAA
- a CDS encoding fumarylacetoacetate hydrolase family protein, producing the protein MSYQHKYVDGTNIHFPVGKVVCIGRNYAEHAKELDNPVPTEPLLFIKPGSCVVPLEGGFSIPVERGSVHYEAEIAVLIGKPLSNKPSREEVLDAISGFAPALDLTLREKQAELKAKGLPWEIAKSFDGAAVIAPFVVGSTFADVTDIGIRLTINGEVRQDGNSAQMLNPIVPMIQHMAGCFSLQAGDVILTGTPAGVGPLNVGDELVLELSGVNRFESVVR; encoded by the coding sequence ATGAGCTACCAGCACAAGTATGTCGACGGCACCAACATCCACTTTCCAGTGGGTAAAGTGGTGTGCATCGGGCGTAACTACGCCGAACACGCCAAGGAACTGGACAACCCGGTGCCGACCGAGCCGTTGCTGTTCATCAAGCCGGGCAGTTGCGTGGTGCCGCTGGAGGGCGGTTTCAGCATTCCTGTCGAGCGCGGTTCGGTGCATTACGAAGCGGAAATCGCCGTGTTGATCGGCAAGCCGTTGTCGAACAAGCCAAGTCGTGAAGAAGTGTTGGACGCCATCTCCGGCTTCGCGCCGGCCCTGGACCTGACCCTGCGCGAAAAACAGGCCGAGTTGAAAGCCAAGGGCCTGCCGTGGGAGATCGCCAAGTCGTTCGACGGCGCTGCGGTGATCGCGCCTTTCGTGGTCGGCAGCACCTTCGCGGACGTGACCGACATCGGCATTCGCCTGACCATCAACGGCGAAGTCCGTCAGGACGGCAACAGCGCGCAGATGCTCAACCCGATCGTGCCGATGATCCAGCACATGGCCGGTTGCTTCTCGCTGCAGGCGGGTGACGTGATCCTCACCGGCACGCCGGCTGGCGTAGGGCCGCTGAATGTCGGTGATGAGCTGGTGCTGGAATTGTCGGGCGTGAATCGCTTCGAGAGCGTTGTTCGCTGA
- the rpiA gene encoding ribose-5-phosphate isomerase RpiA encodes MTQDQLKQAVAQAAVDLILPKLDDKSVVGVGTGSTANCFIDALALHKGAFDGAVASSEATAARLKGHGIPVYELNTVSDLEFYIDGADESDEHLNLIKGGGAALTREKIVAAVAKTFICIADASKLVPVLGAFPLPVEVIPMARSHVARELVKLGGDPVYREGVLTDNGNIILDVYNMQITNPVELETRINAIVGVVTNGLFAARPADVLLLGTSEGVKTLKA; translated from the coding sequence ATGACCCAGGATCAACTCAAACAGGCAGTGGCCCAGGCCGCTGTCGATTTAATCCTTCCCAAACTCGACGACAAGAGCGTCGTCGGCGTCGGCACCGGCTCCACCGCCAACTGCTTCATCGATGCACTGGCCCTGCACAAGGGCGCGTTCGATGGCGCGGTAGCCAGCTCCGAAGCGACCGCCGCACGCCTTAAAGGCCATGGCATTCCGGTGTACGAGCTCAACACCGTGAGCGACCTGGAGTTCTACATCGACGGCGCGGACGAAAGCGACGAGCACCTGAACCTGATCAAGGGCGGCGGCGCAGCCCTGACCCGCGAGAAGATCGTCGCGGCCGTGGCCAAGACCTTCATCTGCATTGCCGACGCCAGCAAGCTGGTGCCCGTGCTCGGTGCGTTCCCGCTGCCGGTGGAAGTGATCCCGATGGCCCGCAGCCACGTGGCCCGCGAGCTGGTGAAACTGGGCGGCGACCCGGTGTACCGCGAAGGCGTGTTGACCGATAACGGCAACATCATCCTGGATGTGTACAACATGCAGATCACCAACCCGGTGGAACTGGAAACCCGGATCAACGCCATCGTCGGCGTGGTCACCAACGGGCTGTTCGCCGCGCGTCCAGCGGACGTGTTGCTGTTGGGCACCTCGGAAGGCGTAAAAACCCTCAAAGCTTAA